A single region of the Paludibacter jiangxiensis genome encodes:
- a CDS encoding TlpA family protein disulfide reductase, with translation MKHTTLTLAFLVLCVLTGIAQKRTIVNPAYEVKNTGIYNVTKIELTDTATLLSMHITFVPHWWVTYDSVDVIRDCATGTEYKLKALKGGTLNKYIWMPDSGDSTVVLVYPPLPASVKKIDFNKHIFGISLDRTAARTRKSAVVSPAIDKWIKEQLDKAPKKTLDNYELSSFFVEKQSRLIGCIKGYDSRLGFSTGIIYVANELTREDYPVVIKIEPDGRFEAEIPMHMPKYTLAVFNERYTLPFYIEPGQTLCMILDWDECLTANRKANIRYQFKRVEYRGALASLNKELLAYPASQFSYETFDKKRKTMTPLDFKADQMQEYDNNMAQYNEYVKQHSLSQKAKTLLRNRIMLENANNLFNYTMDRDYYAKQDSTNKVLKIPVPVSFFDFLKQLPLNDPSLLACNEFSEFINRFEYNDLFLKAQVQFNKSQIANQPKPEKNFLEYLDEEKISIPTEDRKFLSILFKEHKTDDDRKQLEEMSEVAKNFSEKYQEHLQKYSQKYTIPLIQTNNANSEIEIWKLKEGILNNELGLKPNLAYEITKVRSLNFSFKNAASKDNATALWNFLKQGIHTPYLATTGQELLSKAFPERQAASKPLPQSTYADVFRKIIEPFKGKVLFVDFWATTCGPCVGGIKDMKATRVKYANNPNFDFIFITDQRSSPEKDYNDFVKEQEMKNTYRLSIDDFNMLRQLFKFNGIPRYVVIDQKGDVLNDKFEMWNFETELRKIVPAYNN, from the coding sequence ATGAAACACACAACACTTACTCTGGCCTTTTTGGTCCTCTGTGTCCTTACCGGAATAGCACAGAAAAGAACGATTGTAAACCCTGCTTACGAAGTAAAAAATACCGGCATCTACAATGTGACAAAAATTGAACTGACCGATACTGCCACCCTGCTTTCGATGCATATTACATTTGTACCCCACTGGTGGGTTACATACGACAGTGTTGATGTAATACGTGACTGTGCCACCGGCACCGAATACAAGTTAAAAGCGCTGAAAGGTGGCACGCTTAACAAGTACATTTGGATGCCCGACTCGGGTGACAGCACCGTCGTGCTGGTGTATCCCCCACTACCGGCATCGGTAAAAAAAATTGACTTTAACAAACACATTTTCGGCATCTCGCTCGACAGAACTGCAGCCAGGACTCGAAAATCCGCCGTGGTGTCGCCAGCCATCGACAAATGGATAAAGGAGCAATTGGATAAAGCGCCTAAAAAGACATTGGATAACTATGAACTATCCTCCTTTTTCGTCGAAAAACAGAGCCGCCTGATTGGTTGTATAAAAGGATACGACTCCCGACTGGGTTTTTCAACCGGAATTATTTATGTCGCAAACGAACTTACCCGCGAAGATTATCCTGTTGTGATTAAAATTGAACCCGATGGTCGTTTTGAGGCCGAGATTCCAATGCACATGCCGAAATATACTTTGGCAGTATTCAACGAACGCTATACTCTCCCATTTTACATCGAACCCGGTCAGACTCTTTGCATGATTCTCGACTGGGACGAATGTCTTACGGCCAACCGTAAAGCCAATATCCGTTACCAATTCAAAAGGGTAGAATACAGGGGAGCACTTGCATCGCTCAACAAGGAATTATTGGCATACCCTGCCAGCCAGTTTAGCTACGAGACCTTCGATAAAAAGAGGAAAACCATGACTCCGCTCGACTTTAAAGCCGATCAGATGCAAGAATACGACAACAACATGGCTCAATATAATGAGTATGTGAAACAACACTCTTTATCGCAAAAAGCAAAGACCCTGCTCCGTAATAGAATTATGTTGGAAAACGCCAATAATCTTTTTAATTATACGATGGATCGCGATTATTACGCGAAGCAAGACAGCACGAATAAAGTGCTCAAAATACCGGTTCCCGTTTCCTTTTTCGATTTCTTGAAACAATTGCCGCTCAACGACCCAAGCTTATTGGCATGCAACGAATTTAGCGAATTTATCAACCGATTCGAATACAACGACCTGTTTTTGAAAGCACAGGTACAATTTAATAAAAGCCAGATTGCAAATCAACCAAAACCGGAAAAGAACTTTCTGGAATATCTCGACGAAGAAAAAATATCAATCCCCACTGAAGATCGCAAGTTCCTTTCTATTTTATTTAAAGAACACAAGACAGACGACGACCGGAAGCAACTGGAAGAGATGAGCGAAGTAGCGAAAAACTTTAGCGAAAAATACCAGGAGCATCTTCAGAAATACTCACAAAAATACACGATACCTCTCATCCAGACCAACAACGCCAACAGCGAGATTGAGATTTGGAAACTTAAAGAGGGCATTCTGAACAACGAATTGGGGCTTAAGCCGAATCTGGCCTATGAAATAACCAAAGTCCGTTCGCTTAATTTCTCGTTCAAGAACGCAGCATCAAAAGACAATGCCACCGCTCTGTGGAACTTTCTAAAGCAAGGCATTCACACGCCTTATTTGGCAACAACGGGCCAGGAACTTCTGTCCAAAGCTTTTCCCGAAAGACAGGCTGCTTCAAAACCTCTGCCCCAAAGCACATACGCCGATGTTTTCCGAAAAATCATTGAGCCGTTCAAGGGAAAAGTATTGTTCGTCGATTTTTGGGCGACTACCTGCGGTCCGTGTGTAGGTGGAATTAAAGACATGAAAGCTACCCGCGTAAAATACGCAAACAATCCCAACTTCGACTTTATCTTCATTACCGACCAGAGAAGTTCACCCGAAAAAGATTACAACGACTTTGTGAAAGAGCAAGAGATGAAAAACACCTACCGTCTTTCTATCGACGATTTCAATATGCTGCGTCAGCTTTTCAAATTCAATGGGATACCACGTTATGTAGTAATAGATCAGAAAGGCGATGTACTGAACGACAAGTTTGAAATGTGGAATTTTGAAACGGAGTTGAGGAAAATAGTACCGGCATACAACAACTAA
- a CDS encoding SusC/RagA family TonB-linked outer membrane protein, whose product MTVGFAQQGSAHKVTGTVVDSSTGESLPGVNIIILGAKVKTGVISDIDGRFTINVSPDATLEFSYVGYQKKNVAIANKSVLNVTLESDVKKLDEVVVVGYGTMKKSDLSGAVSSVRSDALKNLATSDAAAAIQGKVSGVQVLTNSGAPGQGATIRVRGYSSNSGSIGPLLIVDGLKVDNIQYLDPSMIESMEILKDAASAAIYGAEAGNGVVLITTKSGAKGTSSISYDVNLISQSLGRHAKLFNAQDFIAYKTLSGLPIQNQLTQNKYDGTDTDWSKVVFGPAFSQQHTVTFQGGNNQGHFFTSLNVTNNNGIVRGDKDVYKRITGQVNADYNIKPWLQIGGNNSFEYWNTKSVSQMSQYGSLMNCVMQMDPLTPVYYSSPDQFASGTLQAYNAGKNVLKDPTNGLYYATSKYVIDNNGNPLLQRDRTEASSGGINLRGILYGNFKPVKGLVVTSRFGYRVSQSTSHSYSTPYYATSQANSNDYSISANANTSYYYQWENFANYNFTIDKHNITAMGGMSYIENNWDNVSASASGPDILKGYDANFRFLDYVNSNDKTVKSFGNTPGKSSQMGYYGRLSYSYDNKYMIQSNFRADAFDSSKLSKTNRWGYFPSFSGAWTVSNEKFFQNLIDDKIFSFLKVRGSWGQNGNINVLSGYQYSTTINYNGSWYQYGVDSPTPSYGSSPSGLANPNLKWETSEQLDFGVEMRFLKDKLSLNAGYYNKKTKDLLVSIAPVAEVGIGSTTINGGNVLNRGFEFDATWKDNIGKDFTYSVKANLTTLHNEVTYLDPSISRISGTSAGNNDIYTAFEVGQPIWYLRGYKYLGVNQKTGAPIYQTKNADGVPTSNDMTYIGKAIPDFTYGLTINLAYKGFDMNMFGTGVTGNSILNMAYRADSPMTNSLKYYYDHAWTTTNTNGSMPDPAKVVNSRIFWSSSASIFNGAYFKIKQIQLGYTLPASVSKKFLISKLRCYVSLDDFFTFASYPGGDPETATTSTASSAGFDMGTYPVAKKVTFGLNMTF is encoded by the coding sequence ATGACAGTAGGGTTCGCGCAACAAGGAAGTGCTCATAAAGTAACTGGAACCGTAGTTGATTCTAGTACAGGAGAATCACTTCCAGGTGTAAATATTATTATTTTGGGTGCAAAAGTTAAGACCGGAGTTATTTCTGACATTGACGGCCGGTTTACTATAAACGTATCTCCGGATGCTACCCTTGAATTTTCGTATGTTGGATACCAAAAAAAGAATGTTGCAATAGCCAACAAATCTGTTTTGAACGTAACTCTCGAATCTGATGTAAAAAAACTTGATGAAGTTGTAGTTGTCGGTTACGGTACCATGAAGAAGAGTGACCTGTCGGGTGCTGTATCTTCAGTTCGTTCCGATGCTCTTAAAAACTTAGCCACCAGTGATGCTGCTGCAGCTATCCAGGGTAAGGTTTCCGGTGTTCAGGTGTTAACCAATTCGGGAGCTCCTGGTCAGGGGGCAACAATCCGTGTACGTGGTTACTCTTCAAACTCGGGTAGTATCGGACCACTCCTTATTGTTGACGGTCTGAAAGTTGACAATATTCAATATCTCGATCCTTCTATGATTGAATCTATGGAGATACTGAAAGATGCTGCTTCTGCTGCTATTTATGGTGCGGAAGCTGGTAACGGTGTTGTTTTGATCACTACTAAATCAGGAGCTAAAGGTACTTCAAGCATTTCATATGATGTCAATTTAATCAGTCAGAGCCTTGGCAGACATGCAAAACTTTTCAACGCACAGGATTTTATTGCTTACAAAACATTGTCGGGTCTTCCTATCCAAAATCAGTTAACACAAAATAAGTACGATGGAACAGATACCGACTGGTCCAAAGTAGTATTTGGTCCCGCTTTCAGCCAACAACATACAGTTACGTTTCAGGGTGGAAATAACCAGGGACATTTTTTTACGTCTCTTAACGTAACCAACAACAATGGTATTGTAAGAGGTGACAAAGATGTTTATAAACGTATTACAGGTCAGGTTAATGCTGACTATAATATCAAACCATGGTTACAGATAGGAGGCAACAACTCTTTCGAATATTGGAATACGAAATCAGTTAGCCAGATGTCTCAGTATGGTTCATTGATGAACTGCGTGATGCAGATGGATCCGTTAACTCCTGTTTACTATTCTTCTCCGGATCAATTTGCTTCAGGAACGCTTCAGGCTTATAATGCAGGAAAGAATGTTCTCAAAGACCCAACCAATGGTCTCTACTATGCAACTTCGAAGTATGTGATCGATAATAATGGTAATCCATTGCTTCAAAGAGATCGTACGGAGGCTTCAAGTGGCGGTATTAACCTCCGTGGTATACTTTACGGAAATTTCAAACCTGTTAAGGGACTTGTAGTTACTTCTCGCTTTGGTTACCGTGTGTCACAAAGTACTTCACACAGTTATAGCACCCCGTATTATGCCACATCTCAGGCAAACAGTAATGACTATAGCATCTCAGCAAATGCAAATACCAGTTACTACTATCAATGGGAAAACTTCGCCAATTACAATTTTACAATAGATAAGCATAACATTACGGCAATGGGTGGTATGTCTTATATCGAGAACAACTGGGATAATGTTAGCGCCAGCGCTTCGGGTCCGGATATCTTGAAAGGATACGATGCCAATTTCCGTTTTCTCGACTATGTGAATAGTAATGACAAAACCGTTAAGAGCTTTGGTAATACTCCCGGTAAATCGTCTCAGATGGGATATTATGGACGGTTAAGTTATTCTTATGATAACAAATATATGATTCAGTCTAACTTCCGTGCCGATGCGTTCGACTCTTCTAAGTTGTCCAAAACAAACCGTTGGGGTTATTTCCCATCGTTCTCTGGAGCCTGGACCGTCAGCAACGAAAAATTCTTCCAGAATCTCATTGATGACAAAATTTTCTCTTTCCTGAAAGTTCGCGGATCGTGGGGACAGAATGGTAATATCAATGTACTCAGCGGTTACCAGTATAGTACTACTATCAATTACAATGGGTCATGGTATCAGTATGGTGTAGACAGTCCAACTCCATCATATGGTTCATCTCCTTCAGGTTTGGCTAACCCCAACTTGAAATGGGAAACTTCAGAACAGTTAGACTTTGGTGTTGAGATGAGATTTTTGAAAGACAAACTTTCGTTGAATGCAGGCTACTATAACAAAAAGACGAAAGACCTTCTCGTATCGATTGCTCCGGTTGCGGAAGTTGGTATAGGTAGTACTACTATTAATGGCGGTAATGTTCTTAACCGCGGTTTTGAATTCGACGCAACATGGAAAGATAATATCGGTAAAGATTTCACCTACTCTGTAAAGGCCAACTTGACAACCCTACACAATGAGGTTACTTACCTTGATCCTTCGATTTCCCGTATTTCCGGTACTTCAGCGGGTAATAACGATATTTACACAGCATTTGAGGTTGGTCAACCGATATGGTATTTAAGAGGTTACAAGTATTTGGGTGTTAACCAAAAAACAGGTGCACCTATCTACCAGACTAAAAATGCAGACGGGGTGCCTACTTCTAATGATATGACCTATATTGGTAAAGCAATTCCTGATTTCACATACGGTCTTACCATTAATCTGGCTTATAAAGGATTTGATATGAATATGTTTGGCACAGGTGTAACCGGCAATAGTATCTTGAATATGGCTTATCGTGCTGATTCTCCAATGACCAATTCATTGAAGTACTACTATGACCATGCATGGACAACGACCAACACAAATGGCTCTATGCCTGATCCGGCAAAAGTAGTTAACTCTAGGATATTTTGGAGCTCTTCAGCTTCGATCTTCAATGGTGCTTACTTCAAAATCAAACAGATACAGTTAGGTTACACCCTTCCTGCATCGGTTAGCAAGAAGTTCCTTATCAGTAAACTGAGATGCTATGTATCTTTGGATGACTTCTTTACTTTTGCAAGTTACCCTGGAGGCGATCCTGAAACTGCTACTACTTCTACCGCTTCCTCAGCAGGCTTTGATATGGGTACATATCCTGTGGCTAAGAAGGTTACATTTGGTTTAAACATGACATTTTAA
- a CDS encoding RagB/SusD family nutrient uptake outer membrane protein, which yields MKKYNILFLLCVLLFTACSEDKLNIDQKGVIDIKSFYITDADAQSALVATYADFAQNIGGNDGIYVPYNVMFNYPADNVLAAGAYYTDNDGQACINEFRHTTQTAVVSTMYKRFYWVIYHCNLVINNFKYGVSPIKDRCISEARVMRAWCQMMLAMGWNNPPLVETVLTGSDKPGNYEKGHDAMLQWCADECADASKYLDERASTTDKDGAVKVTKGFAWTVQGKALLYKGDYAGAKTALKKVIDSGKYALVSGDRWASLFHIAGDGCEEKIFETNLINNSSIGDWGGKIQRSTWMESNYWGWRTDRLASKPVCQDDAGWGGLAVEENFAKEFAANDGASYRRIGTMVSYDEFLYDSSVGWTTDTVGMTPAMKKVDKMRGVKDNNGLYGNNLYLQKKNIVGPGDRTTNWYRFNNFNIERYADVLLMYAEACANTSDADGSGLKALNDVQKRAGSTVHVSTTLTLADVKKERNYELWNEGARWIDMKRWNEFDKAKTAGEHIPTLRDHFFDADATTKTATHVGYVTYSEPNASIAHGFKAGKNEWFPYPFSETSINPNIKQNPGW from the coding sequence ATGAAAAAATATAATATACTGTTCTTGCTATGCGTGCTGCTGTTTACTGCATGTAGTGAGGATAAACTTAACATTGACCAGAAGGGTGTTATTGATATCAAATCGTTTTATATAACGGATGCTGATGCGCAGTCGGCACTTGTTGCTACGTACGCCGATTTTGCTCAAAATATCGGTGGTAACGATGGTATTTATGTTCCGTACAATGTAATGTTCAACTACCCTGCAGATAATGTTCTTGCAGCTGGTGCATATTATACAGACAACGATGGACAAGCCTGTATCAATGAATTCCGTCACACTACACAGACCGCGGTAGTTAGCACGATGTACAAACGTTTCTACTGGGTTATCTATCATTGTAACCTCGTTATTAATAATTTCAAATATGGGGTTAGTCCTATAAAAGACCGTTGTATTTCTGAAGCAAGGGTAATGCGTGCATGGTGTCAAATGATGCTTGCTATGGGATGGAATAATCCTCCACTTGTTGAAACGGTACTGACCGGCTCTGACAAACCGGGGAACTATGAGAAAGGGCATGATGCCATGCTTCAATGGTGTGCCGATGAGTGTGCCGATGCATCAAAATATCTTGACGAGCGTGCATCTACAACAGATAAAGATGGTGCTGTAAAAGTTACCAAAGGTTTTGCCTGGACGGTTCAGGGAAAAGCTCTCCTCTACAAAGGGGATTATGCCGGGGCAAAAACAGCTCTTAAAAAAGTAATTGATTCGGGTAAATATGCGCTTGTTTCCGGTGATCGTTGGGCGAGTCTTTTCCACATCGCCGGTGACGGTTGTGAAGAAAAAATATTCGAGACCAACCTTATTAACAATAGCAGTATTGGTGACTGGGGTGGAAAAATTCAACGTTCTACCTGGATGGAATCGAACTATTGGGGCTGGAGAACCGATCGTTTGGCAAGTAAGCCGGTGTGTCAGGATGACGCAGGATGGGGCGGTTTGGCTGTTGAAGAAAATTTCGCCAAGGAGTTTGCTGCAAACGATGGAGCTTCTTATCGTCGCATAGGCACAATGGTCTCTTATGATGAGTTCCTTTACGACTCGTCTGTCGGTTGGACTACAGATACTGTTGGAATGACCCCTGCTATGAAAAAAGTAGATAAGATGAGAGGTGTCAAAGACAACAATGGTCTTTACGGAAATAACTTATATCTTCAGAAAAAAAATATTGTTGGCCCCGGTGACCGTACAACCAATTGGTACAGATTCAACAACTTCAATATTGAACGATATGCGGATGTGCTTCTTATGTATGCTGAGGCTTGTGCCAATACCTCGGATGCAGACGGTAGCGGTCTTAAAGCTCTGAATGATGTTCAAAAACGAGCAGGTTCTACTGTACATGTCAGCACTACATTGACTTTGGCTGATGTTAAGAAAGAAAGAAACTATGAGTTGTGGAATGAAGGTGCACGTTGGATCGACATGAAACGTTGGAATGAGTTTGACAAGGCCAAAACTGCCGGTGAACATATTCCAACGCTGAGAGATCATTTCTTTGATGCAGATGCAACTACAAAGACTGCCACTCACGTGGGATATGTGACTTATTCAGAGCCTAATGCCTCTATAGCTCATGGCTTTAAGGCAGGAAAGAACGAATGGTTCCCTTATCCGTTCAGTGAAACCTCTATCAATCCTAACATTAAGCAAAATCCGGGTTGGTAA